One Drosophila subobscura isolate 14011-0131.10 chromosome U, UCBerk_Dsub_1.0, whole genome shotgun sequence DNA window includes the following coding sequences:
- the LOC117899991 gene encoding uncharacterized protein LOC117899991 yields the protein MELLHWLCGTLTVLLWVSAVRCQVQCNAGTAARQKRIVIRSPGAGQMGDLDRCQYRVAPWSSQVCQVRIDFERLELPQPQLNASTGTVECGDFLQVQRFRLCGRSSGQHLYVPLRSGQVLQLLFRLATPLSRQQSTWQMTLTQLECPRDSLAVSSAPKSEVQQPRVRPFLPYLSNLLPRTIFGGQTGIGSGQGPAAQLIQSMTSPSQADLELLAPMGCDQYWRSQTGGIVSFNFAGGIYMPSMRYSICVKGALDSEIRYKIEHFELSKTDSERAGPGYDADCRSTVRTPGRVSDYLLIPNSYVISQPELQPTYYCGNGLAGQELVARPPFVIHFSSDAQTSASETGFQLTYAVRQSPEQMQFQQQQQVEL from the exons ATGGAGCTGCTCCATTGGTTGTGTGGCACCTTGACGGTGTTGCTTTGGGTCTCAGCTGTCCGCTGTCAGGTGCAGTGCAATGCGGGGACAGCAGCCCGACAGAAACGCATTGTCATACGCAGTCCGGGAGCGGGGCAGATGGGCGACTTGGACAGGTGCCAGTACAGGGTGGCGCCGTGGAGTAGCCAGGTGTGTCAAGTGCGCATTGATTTCGAGCGGCTggagctgccgcagccgcagctcaACGCCAGCACAGGGACAGTGGAGTGCGGCGACTTTTTGCAGGTTCAGCGCTTCCGCCTTtgcggccgcagcagcgggCAACATCTATACGTGCCCCTGCGCTCGGGTCAAGTGCTGCAGCTACTTTTCCGGCTGGCCACGCCGCTATCCCGGCAGCAGTCCACGTGGCAGATGACCCTTACTCAGCTGGAGTGTCCCCGCGATTCATTGGCGGTGTCCAGCGCCCCAAAGTCGGAGGTGCAGCAGCCCAGAGTTCGTCCTTTTCTGCCCTATCTGAGTAATCTCCTGCCAAGGACCATATTTGGTGGACAGACGGGCATAGGTTCTGGCCAGGGTCCAGCTGCACAGCTTATCCAGAGCATGACCTCACCTTCGCAGGCGGACTTAGAGCTGCTGGCCCCGATGGGCTGTGATCAGTATTGGCGGAGCCAGACGGGCGGAATTGTTAGCTTCAATTTCGCAGGTGGCATCTACATGCCCAGCATGAGATATTCCATCTGCGTGAAGGGAGCACTAGACAGTGAGATAAG GTACAAGATCGAACATTTCGAGCTCTCAAAAACAGATTCGGAGAGGGCTGGGCCCGGCTATGATGCCGATTGCCGCAGTACTGTGAGAACGCCGGGACGCGTATCGGACTATCTGCTTATACCCAACTCGTACGTGATCAGCCAGCCAGAACTGCAGCCCACATATTACTGTGGCAACGGGCTGGCGGGACAGGAGCTCGTTGCACGTCCGCCATTTGTCATTCACTTCTCCAGCGATGCGCAGACAAGTGCATCCGAGACGGGATTCCAGCTGACCTACGCAGTCCGGCAGTCGCCGGAGCAGAtgcagttccagcagcagcagcaagtggaaTTGTAA